In one window of Pseudomonas putida DNA:
- a CDS encoding TRAP transporter small permease, producing the protein MHRIRRVWEHFEEGMIAFLLAAMTLITFIYVALNNLYTLFYTLSDHWSFASELMLGIGDHLMGYAQEMTWSIALTKALFGWLIFFGIAYGVRTAGHLGVDVLVRRARKPVQRILAMIACACCLAYAGLFLVASIKWVNAVFVAGIGAEDLDRYGIKIGHIALIVPFGFALIIVRYLEILYRIFTHRQTSLGLADEAAEASKLANPGEESH; encoded by the coding sequence ATGCACAGGATCAGACGCGTCTGGGAGCACTTCGAGGAGGGCATGATCGCCTTCCTCCTGGCAGCCATGACCTTGATCACCTTCATCTATGTGGCGCTGAACAACCTCTACACCCTGTTCTATACCCTCAGCGACCACTGGAGCTTCGCCAGCGAGCTGATGCTCGGCATCGGCGACCACCTCATGGGCTACGCCCAGGAAATGACCTGGAGCATCGCCCTGACCAAGGCGCTGTTCGGCTGGCTGATCTTCTTCGGTATTGCCTACGGCGTGCGCACCGCCGGCCACCTTGGCGTCGATGTGCTGGTGCGGCGCGCGCGCAAGCCGGTGCAACGCATCCTGGCGATGATCGCCTGCGCCTGCTGCCTGGCCTACGCCGGGTTGTTCCTGGTCGCCAGCATCAAGTGGGTGAACGCGGTGTTCGTCGCCGGTATCGGTGCCGAAGACCTCGACCGCTACGGCATCAAGATCGGCCATATCGCGCTGATCGTGCCGTTCGGCTTCGCCCTGATCATCGTGCGCTACCTGGAAATCCTCTACCGCATCTTCACCCACCGCCAGACCAGTCTGGGCCTCGCGGATGAAGCAGCGGAAGCGAGCAAACTGGCCAACCCGGGCGAGGAGTCACACTGA
- a CDS encoding TRAP transporter substrate-binding protein produces MLKLTQALLCAAAVSMAGLAQAADPVIIKFAHVVADSTPKGQGALMFQKLVEADPQLKGKVKVEVYPNSSLFGDGKEMEALLLGDVQMLAPSLAKFEHYNKQVQLFDLPFLFNDLAAVDRFQQGPQGKALLTSMEDKGIRGLAYWHNGLKQLSANKKVILPKDARGLKFRVQASSVLEEQFKAIRANPRKMSFAEVYQGLQTGTVNGTENTWSNYESQKVNEVQPFFTETNHGLIDYMVITNAKFWNSLPEDVRGELQTIMDKVTVEVNKQAEELNQASRQKIIDAKTSEIDPLTPEQRAQWREAMRPVWDKFSDQIGADLIKAADDANKPS; encoded by the coding sequence ATGTTGAAGCTGACCCAGGCGCTGTTGTGCGCCGCCGCCGTGTCCATGGCCGGGCTCGCCCAGGCTGCCGATCCTGTGATCATCAAGTTCGCCCACGTCGTGGCCGACAGCACGCCCAAGGGCCAGGGCGCGCTGATGTTCCAGAAACTGGTCGAGGCCGACCCGCAGCTCAAGGGCAAGGTCAAGGTCGAGGTCTACCCCAACTCCTCGCTGTTCGGCGATGGCAAGGAGATGGAAGCCCTGCTGCTGGGCGATGTGCAGATGCTCGCGCCGTCGCTGGCCAAGTTCGAGCACTACAACAAGCAGGTGCAGCTGTTCGACCTGCCGTTCCTGTTCAACGACCTCGCCGCCGTCGACCGCTTCCAGCAAGGCCCGCAGGGCAAGGCGCTGCTGACCTCGATGGAAGACAAGGGCATCCGTGGCCTGGCCTACTGGCACAACGGCCTCAAGCAGCTGTCGGCGAACAAGAAGGTGATCCTGCCCAAGGACGCCCGCGGCCTGAAGTTCCGCGTGCAGGCCTCCAGCGTGCTCGAGGAGCAGTTCAAGGCCATCCGCGCCAACCCGCGCAAGATGAGCTTCGCCGAGGTCTACCAGGGCCTGCAGACCGGTACCGTCAACGGCACCGAGAACACCTGGTCGAACTACGAGAGCCAGAAGGTCAACGAAGTCCAGCCGTTCTTCACCGAGACCAACCACGGCCTGATCGACTACATGGTGATCACCAACGCCAAGTTCTGGAACAGCCTGCCTGAAGACGTGCGCGGCGAGCTGCAGACGATCATGGACAAGGTCACCGTCGAGGTGAACAAGCAGGCCGAGGAACTCAACCAGGCTTCCCGGCAGAAGATCATCGACGCCAAGACCAGCGAGATCGACCCGCTGACGCCAGAGCAGCGCGCCCAGTGGCGTGAAGCCATGCGCCCGGTGTGGGACAAGTTCTCCGACCAGATCGGCGCCGACCTCATCAAGGCTGCCGACGACGCCAACAAGCCGTCCTGA